AATAGTCCTGGTTTGTCATGTTCTTGGCAAACTTGAAGAAGTCGTAAGGCATTGACAGACCAAGGTGAACACGTTCCTTCAGTTCAATGGTGTTGTAGCCTTCGAAGGCTTTGAAACCAACCGATACGATGGGTAGTTCCATGTCCATTAAGATGGTGTTGGCTCCTTTGTCAAAACCTTTCAGTGCTTCATCGGCTGAAATGCCCGGGTGCATGAAGGTTGTTGTTTTCTTGGCGCCTGGCTTTACACCGTAGTCGGGGTTCTTGAAGAAGAAGTCGCCCACGCCCAGTGAACCTTGCAGCGACATGTTCAGGTTACCCAAAATGGGAATGGCGGCATAGCCCTGTTCGTTTCCATAAGCCGGGTTCAGGTCGTGGCGATACTTGAAGTCATCGGTGAAATAGGCCGAATTCAGTATCTGGGCTGTCATGGTACCTGCTTGTGTCATCAGTGCCACAGCAAGTAAATATTTCTTATATGTCTTCATATTCATTGTCATGTTTGTTATGAATGTCTTCTATTTATTGCGTTTACACTGATTTATTAGTCTTCCACGTCGATGGTGAGGCGACCAGTCAACTTGATTTTAATATCTTTGATGTTGATAGTATGCTTCTGAGTGTTCAGTGCCTCAGGACTGCCACTGGTTGTCTTGGCTTGTACTTCAAACTTCACACCGTCCAGGTTCTCGAGGGTTCCTGAAACCTTCATGCGGAGCATCTTGTTGCCGTTTTTGTCGACAACAAGACCTTTGGGCAATACGTTTCCATTTTCATCGAGCAGTTCCACCTTTGCATCGTTAATAATCTTAGCATAGCCCTGTGCATCTCTCTCTACGCCAATAGCCTGAGGCTTGTTGATAACCAGCTGGTCAAGTGGGGTGTTGTTGTTCACCTCTGCTTCCACTATGATGCTAGCATCGTCATAGAAGTCAATCTTGTTGTCCTTGATATCCTTGTTCCAGTCGTTGATACTGTCGTTATATACAATTACAGAACCGGCTTCCAGTGCCAGTGGGGCAGAGAACTCATAGATTGGCTCAATCTCGTAGCCAGTACCTGGAGCACCAGGAACGTCCTCAGTTCCTTCTTTATAGAGGTCAATGGCTCCCAGCACATTTGTATTGGCATGAGCATCAAAGTTGAAATCGATGAAATCAGGAATTTTGTTCAGGATGTTGGCAATATCTTCCACTATCAGGGTCTTTCCGTCAGTGTCAGTCTTTGTTCCGGTTCCTCTCAACTCAATATACTGTGTGTTGGGGTCGGGATTTGCAGGCTTGTAGCGGCAGATCACAATCTTGTTTTTCTTGGTTACAGAGGCTTTCTTCATCACAATCATTTCCGTACCGCCCTTTGTCACGTCAATTTTTTTCTTGCTGCCATCATTGTAGGTAGCAGTCAACGTACCCGTCACGTCGGCCTCTACATCAATATTGTTGTTAATTTCAAAAACAATCTGAGGATTGTAGAGTTTGATGCTTACACGCTCATCGTTCAGAAAGTCAGGAATATCGTTGATATCCACATGACTCTCATTAATATTGATGTCAGGATCGAAATAGCCCTCAGCATGTGTCAGGTTTATGTTTTCGCTCAAGGTCAATCCAGTAGATATTTCGTAAGGCGTTATACTAGCGCAACCCGTTTGGAAATCCTTGGCGTTAAGCTTCATACGCATCTTTATCACAGCGTTCAGTTCCGGTCCGTTCTGATCAAACAGCAAGTAGGGGTCATCTTCACCCCACGAAGCTTCCTTCTTAGTAACAAAGCCGGTGAACTTCGTCACTTTCAAGGGAATCGCAAGGTTTTTGTCTGTAGGCACATTCACACATCTTAGAATCCAGAAATCTTTGAAGATTCCAGTGGTTCCGTGTTCAATCTCATAGCCTTTGGCTTCAATATCAGCCTCATCTACATTGATGAATTTGGGAATGAACAGTTCGAGCGTAGCCAGCGTAACCTTTCCGTTGAACTGTTTCAGACCGATGGTCAGTGTCACATTGCCATCCACGTCTGCCTCTGTGAGACTTACAATCTGGTCGTTTGGATCACCGTCAAATGAGAAACTGGCCACCTTCTTAGGATCTGATGGTTTTGAAAAATCGCCATCGTTGGGGAACCACACCGTTTTATCTTGCCCAAGATATGCTTCCATAGCTGTAGTAATATATACGGGCAAGCTTCCTGGATTTTGTGAAGGATTTTTCAGAACAACCTGTTTTACTTTTGGCTTGGCAGGGTCGATGGTGTCACCTTTTGAGAAGTAATAGTCGCCTGTGGCAGTAGTATCAATCACATCGCTGTTCTTTATGTCCAGCACGTCGCCTAAGCGAGTGTCCTTGGCCGAACCTCCGGGTATTACAAAACCGTCGCCGCCAATTCCGATCGTCTTGTCGAGATCGCCCAAATCGATATTGTCATCGGTGGAGCAACTCGTTACAAACGTGGTTCCTGCTAGCATGGAAAATGCCAACAGCATCCATCCTGTGGTTGTTGTTTTCTTCATTTTTCAGGTAATAATTAGTTAATAATTAATCTATTTAGGTGCAAATATAAATAAAAATAGGTAAAAAGCAATGAAAAAATATTAGAAATTTTAAAAAAGTAGTACATTTTGTCGGTTTTGGTTGAAAAAAGAAGAATAATGGCCAGAATTGCTATAATTCTGACCATTATTCTATTAAGTTTTATAAAAAGTGTCTAAGGGTGGATTACTCCAAATAGGTGTAACCATAAAGACCTGAGCGGTAGTTGGACAGGAACTCTTTGCCCTCTTCAAGGGTGATCTTTCCTTCTTTTACGCTCTTTGTAACCCAGATTTCCAGTTGGCGCACCAGTTTCTTGGGATTGTACTGAACGTATTCCAGCACCTCTTCCACGGTCTCGCCGTCGAAAATCTGATCGATGTGGTAATGACCGTCTTTCACGGTGATGTGCACAGCGGTGGTATCGCCAAACAGGTTGTGCATATCGCCTAAGATTTCCTGATAGGCTCCTACGAGGAATACCCCCAGATAGTAGTCCTCATTCTTCTTCAGCGTGTGTACGGGCAGTGAGTGGGAGTTGTGACGGTTGGTCACGAAGTTGGCTATCTTTCCGTCCGAGTCGCAGGTGATGTCCTGTAGTGTTGCGTTGCGTGTAGGACGTTCGCTCAGTCGCTGAATAGGCATGATGGGGAATATCTGGTCGATAGCCCATGAGTCGGGCAGACTCTGGAACAGTGAGAAGTTGCAGAAATACTTATCGGCCAGCAGCTTGTCAATGTTCATCAGTTCCTCTGGAATATGCTTCAGGTTCTTGGCCAGTGCATTGATTTCGTGACACACGCTCCAATACATAGCCTCGATTTCGGCCCTTGTCTTCAGATCGACAATACCGTGTGAGAACAGGTCCAACACCTCTTCACGAATCTGTTCGGCATCGTGCCAGTCTTCAAGTACGTTTCTGGGCGACAGGTTATCCCATATCTCGTAAAGGTCTTTTACCAGCTGGTGCGAGTTCTCATCGGGTTCAAACTCCTCCGGCATCTCGGGCAGTGAAGCCGTTTCCAGCACGTCGATCACCAGTACTGAATGGTGGGCAGCCAGCGAGCGTCCGCTTTCCGTGATGATGTTGGGGTGGGGCAGGTTGTTCTTGTTGGCAGCATCTACAAAGGTATAGATACAGTCGTTCACATACTCCTGTATAGAGTAGTTCACCGAGCTCTCACTCGATGGCGAGCGCGTTCCGTCGTAGTCAACGCCCAGTCCGCCACCGCAGTCCACAAACTCTACGTTATAGCCCAGTTTGTGCAGTTGAATATAGAACTGTGAAGCTTCGCGCAGGGCTGTCTGTATGCGACGAATCTTGGTGATTTGGCTACCAATGTGGAAATGAATCAGTTTCAGGCAGTCGCGCATGTCTTTCTTGTCCAGCATATCGAGTGCTTCCAGCAACTCGGCGCTGGTCAGTCCAAACTTTGAGGCGTCGCCGCCACTTTCTTCCCACTTTCCGCTGCCGCTTGAAGCCAGTTTGATGCGGATACCGATATTGGGGCGCACACCCAATTTCTTCGCCTCGCGGGCTATCAGTTCCAGCTCGTTCAGCTTCTCAACAACAATGAAGATACGCTTGCCCATTTTCTGTGCCAGCAATGCCAGTTCTATATAGCTCTGGTCCTTGTAGCCATTACAGATAATGATACTGTCGCTCTGGCACTGTACGGCAATCACGGCGTGCAATTCGGGTTTCGAACCGGCCTCAATGCCCAGGTTGAACTTGCGTCCATGCGAGATAATCTCTTCCACCACCGGTTGCATCTGGTTCACCTTGATAGGGAACACCACGTAGTTTTCTGCTTTATAGTCGTACTCTTTTGAGGCCTTTTTAAAACAGCTCCACGTCTTCTCAATGCGGTTGTCCAGAATGTCGGGGAAACGCAGCAACACAGGTGGAGTGACGTCGCGCAGCGACAGTTCGTCCATCACCTCGCGTATGTCTATCTCTGTGTTATCCTTACAGGGAGTCACATACACGTTGCCTTTGTCGTTGATACCGAAATAGCTTGTGCCCCAGCCGTTGATGTTGTATAGCTCGCGGGCATCATCGATGGTCCATTTCTTCATTTTTGCCTGTCTTATTAGTTAAATGGCTAAAAGTTCTCTTAGTTTCTCTACCGATATTTTTATTTTCTCGTAATTGTCCATCAGGCTCACATCGAGGGTGTAGCGGGCCTTGGTGTAGAACGGTTCACGCTTCTCGAGCTGTTCTTTGATAAAGGTGATCAGCTCTTCCTTGCTTTTCCCCTTCAACAGAGGGCGTTCCGTTTTTCCCATCATCAGATGCTTATGGAGCACTTCGGGTTCGCAGTGCAGATAGACCACATCGCCCTGACCGTTCATATAGTCGATATTGTCGAAAAAACAGGGGGTACCACCGCCGCAGCTGATGATGACATTCTCGAATTCTGCCACCTCGTGCAGCATGTTATACTCTATTTTGCGGAAGCCCTCCTCGCCCAGTTCGGCAAAGAGCTGGGGAACAGTCTTGCGCCGGCGGCTCTCGATATACCAGTCAAGATCATAAAAGGGAATGCCCAACTCTTTCGAGAGGGCCTTCCCTATTGTAGTCTTACCGGCACCCATATAGCCGATGAGGATGATGCGGCGGGGGAGCCTCTCAAGACTCTCCCCCAGTCCCTCCCTGTGAGGGAGGGGAGTGGTTAGACTGCTATGTTCTGTATTATTCATAATTGAAATAATGCTCTCTGTTACTTCCCTTCTTATTAGTAATACTATCTACTCCCCTCCTTATTACTTCTCTTCTTATTAGTAAGATGACCTACTCCCCTTTATTAGTAAAACTATCTACTCCCCTCTCCTTGGGAGAGGAGCAGGGGGTGAGGCTACTTATTCACAATCTTCATGCACTCCTCATACGTGAGCTGCTTGGCGCGGTCGTGCATAGATTTGGGCATGCGGTAGTTCTTTCCGTCATAGTACAGGTATGGGCCGTAGCGACCGTTCAACACCTCCAGTTTGGGATCTTCCTCAAACGATTTGATGTGCTTCTGAGTTTCCTGCTTACGCTTCTCCTCAATGAGACGTACTGCATCGGCGATATCGACGGTCAGAGGGTCGGCACCCTTGGGAAGCGACACATACTTGTTGGCGTGCAGAATATAGGGACCGTAGCGACCGGCACCTACTGTGACAGGCTCACCCTCATACTCGCCCAGCATGCGGGGCAGTTTGAACAGTTCCAATGCCTGTTCCAGGGTGATGGCCTCCATGCCCAGTTCTTTGGGCAGGTGGGCAAACTGAGGCTTATCCTTGTCTTCGGCAGTACCTATCTGAATCACCGGACCAAAGCGGCCAATCTTTACGAATACTGGCTTCTTGGTGCGAGGGTCGATACCCAGTTCGCGCTCTCCGGCTTTGTGCTCAGAACGGGCGTTCATGGTTTTCTCTACCGTGGGCTCGAAGTCTTTGTAGAAAGTTTTCATCATCTTGCTCCACGACTCCTTGCCTTCGGCTATCTGGTCGAAGTCCTGTTCCACCTTGGCGGTGAAATTATAGTCCATAATGGCGGGGAAGTTGTCCATCAGGAAATCGTTCACTACCATACCGATGTCGGTGGGCAGCAGTTTTCCCTTGTCGGAACCCGTCATCTCAACGCGGTTCTTCTCCGTGAGCACCTTGCCTTTCAGGGTGATGACGTTGTATTTGCGCTCTTCGCCCTTTTTGTCGCCTTTCACCACGTATTCACGCTGCTGAATGGTGGAGATAGTTGGTGCGTAGGTTGACGGACGGCCAATGCCCAGTTCCTCCAGCTTGTGAACGAGCGATGCTTCGGTGTAGCGCTGAGGACCGAGAGTGAAACGTTCGGTGGCGCTTACCTCGCGGCGTGTCAGTTCCTGGCCTTCTGTGAGTGGGGGAAGGATAGACACGGGGTTGTCTATATTGTTGTCATCTTCGTCCTGCGACTCGTGATAGACTTTCAGGAAACCGTCAAAATTCACTACCTCGCCTTGGGCAATGAATTGAGCGTTGAGGGCAGGGAATTGAGGATTATTGATTTGGATGTTGACCGTTGTCTTCTCTATCTCCGCATCGGCCATCTGACTGGCGATGGTGCGTTTCCAAATCAGCTCATAGAGGCGGCGTTCCTGTACGGTTCCCTCTATAAGTTTGGCATCCATATAGGTAGGACGGATAGCTTCGTGAGCCTCCTGCGCACCTTTCGATGAGGTGTGGTACTGGCGCACCTTGCTGTATTCCTGACCATATAGATTGGTGATTTCTTCCTTCGAGGCGTTGATACACAGACTGCTCAGGTTCACCGAGTCGGTACGCATGTAGGTGATGCGACCGTTTTCATACAGGTGCTGAGCCACCATCATGGTCTGGCTAACGGTGAAGCCCAGTTTGCGGGCTGCTTCCTGCTGAAGGGTTGAAGTGGTAAATGGAGGAGCAGGGGTACGCTTGGTTGGCTTCTTGGCTATCGTATCGACAGTGAAGGTGGCATCCTTACAAATTTCCAGGAACTGGCGGGCTTCCTCTTCAGTCTTGAAACGCTGACTCAGGGTGGCCTTCACCTCAGAAGCCGAACCATCGGGATTAAGAATGGCAAAAATACCATTTACATTATAGAAGGTCTCGCTCTTAAAGGCCTGCACTTCGCGTTCGCGCTCAACGATGAGGCGTACGGCCACACTCTGCACACGACCGGCAGAAAGGGCGGGCTTTACCTTGCGCCACAACACGGGCGAGAGCTTGAAACCTACCAAACGGTCCAACACGCGGCGGGCCTGCTGGGCGTTCACCAGGTTCATATCCAAATGGCGAGGATGCTGAATGGCATCCAGAATGGCCGATTTCGTAATTTCGTGGAATACAATACGACTGGTCTTTTCCTCGTCCAGTCCCAGCACCTCGCACAGGTGCCATGAAATAGCTTCTCCCTCACGGTCCTCATCGGATGCGAGCCATACCTTCTCGGCTTTCTTGGCTTGCGACTTCAGTTCGCTTACCAGTTTCTTCTTTTCTTCAGGAATTTCATATTCAGGTTCCAGCGTATCGTTGTCGATGCTGAGTTCCTTCTTCTTCAAGTCGCGGATGTGTCCGTAGCTTGACATCACTTTAAAGTCGTTGCCAAGAAACTTCTCAATAGTCTTTGCCTTGGCAGGAGACTCTACGATGACCAGATTCTTTTCCATCTTTTCTGCTTAGTTTTAATCTTTTGGGCTGCAAAAGTAAACAAAAAGTTTCCTACCACCTTATATATATGGTGTAAATTGTATTTTCTTAACGATTAATATGTTCTTCAACGAATCGTTTCACACCCTGACTGATGCTGCGCAACCCGAACTGCCTGTAGTCTATCTCTTCCAGTCTCATCCACCTTAGTTGGGCCACGTCGTCATCGGCCTTGGGATGTACGTCGGCATCTACTTCTACAATGAAAAACATGTCGATGGTGTGAATGGTCATGCCCGAATATTCATAGAGGTTGGGGATGGAGAAGATGTACCGGTGGTTATCGACCGTCATGCCTGTCTCTTCCTGTATTTCGCGCAGCAGGCCTTCTTCTATAGTCTCTTCCATATCCACAAATCCGCCCACCAGGTCGAGGGTGCCCTTGGCGGGTTCCTTGGCGCGAGTGGCCACCAGCAGTTCGGTGTGCCGTCTGCCATTTCTGTCTTCCACCGTGCGCGTGATGAAGGCCACCGTGGCCGAACAGGGATTGGCATAGTAGGTGAAACCGCAGTCCTGGCATTTCTTACTCTTGAAATTATTCTCCTCAAAACGACTACTGCCGCACACTGGGCAATAACTGAATTTGTTTAATGGATGCATAGTTGTTAAATTTGAATGTTGCAAAAGTAATATAATAATCTCTTTTATAAACTATGATTTTAAATTTTGGCCATTATTTTCAAAATTTTGGCCAAAATTCGAAAAATAATGGCCAAAATTTTTACCTTTGCACTTCAAATTGCCGAATAAAAAATGAAAAGACTGGTTCTTATTCTTCAATTTATGATTTCTCTTCTCACACCGACTGCTGCTCAGCAAGTGATTGACCTATGGCCCTCGGGGGCACCCAACGACAACGGCAACCCTGCCGACAAGGCCGAACTGACCGTTTTCCTGCCCGATGCCAAACGAGCCACAGGCCGTGCCATCGTAGTTTGTCCTGGTGGTGGCTACGACCATTTGGCCATGCAGCACGAGGGTACCGACTGGGCTGGCTATTTCAATCAGCAGGGTATTGCTCTTTTCGTGTTGAAATATCGCATGCCCCACGGTCAGCACGAAGTGTCCGTCAGCGATGCCGAACAGGCCATGAAACTGGTGCGTCAGCATGCCAAAGAGTGGAATGTGAAGAGAGATCAGGTTGGTATCATGGGCTTTTCGGCCGGTGGCCATCTGGCATCAACCATTGCCACCCATTCCAAGGGTGATGCCAAGCCCGATTTCCAGATTCTCTTCTATCCTGTCATCACCATGGACCCTTCTTTTACGCATAAAGGCTCGTTGAAGAATTTTTTGGGCTCCAAACCGAAGAAAAAAGATATTCACGAGTATTCTACCGACCGTCAGGTGTCGCGTGTCACCCCTCGCACATTCATAGCCCTGAGCGATGACGATACTGTTGTGCTGCCTATGAACGGTGCCAATTTCTATATGGAGTGCTATCGCCATGATGTGGCTGCCTCCCTTCATATTTATCCCACTGGCGGTCACGGATGGGGCTATCGAGCCTCGTTCGACTTCCACCTCGAAATGCTCAGCGAGTTGAAAGCCTGGCTGAAGAGTTTCTGAATTGCGGGTGCCCAGAATTGACGGGTAGCCTCTAATTCAACACCATTTTTTTAGTGGTTCCATCGCTCATGCGGATAATGTTCAGACCACGACTTGGATTGTTGAGTTTCTTGCCGTTCACTCCGAACCATTCTACCTCTTCGTTGTCATTGCTTTCATTTTTCTCAATGCGTATAAGCTTGAGATTGGTATTCTGCTTGTCGAACTGATAGATGAAATAGTGGTTGTAACCAGCTTCAACGGCATAACTCTTTATGTCGTATGGAGTAGCTGAATATAAATCGATGTCCTTTTTTATGGTGGTGGGATATACCTCATTCAATGCGCTGACCACAATATATGCCAGGTCCTCAACCTCTAAATAGTTTAGTGATACATAAGAACAGTAATAAGGGAATGTGGTCGATGAAATAACATTCCCATCCCAATCTACGATTTGAAATCCTGTGGCCAGCTTGGAATAATAGTTACTGACATACGATGGCTTTCCGGCAATGCCTGTCAGACTTTCACTAAACGTTGAAACACTATGTGAATTGAGAAAAACGTCATTGTTGACCTTGAAGAAAAATAATTTCTCCGCATCGCCTTCATAGAACTGTGTGAAATTGAAGATTGAAAAATCATACTTGTTTACATCGTAGAGGTTGCTGTTTGATGTCCAACTCTTCGTGTAAAATTTCTGGTCTTGTGAATCATATTCGTAACTCCTTGAGGCTGTTGTAGTCCCTGTCTGTAACTTGCTTTGGCCTGCATCGTGCGCTTCAAGTAGGTTCCATTCCTTATCATAAATCTTTGTGGCATGAGTGCCATAACCAATAATCTTGTCCTTGATCACCAAAAAATTGTATTGGTTGTTATCAACAATTTTCTTAAATACCGTGTTGTTTTCTGTCTGTGCCGACAAAGATGTGGAACAAAGAACGGTACTGATGAAGCATAGAGTTTGAAGAAAAAAATGTTTCATAAGATATTCTATTGATATGTGGGGCAAAGATATAGAAAAAAGATGACTTAACAAAGAATTCGTTTTAATAATCACTTTTTTAGCGATTATCTTCAACTACTGGGACGCAGTTGTTGATGACAATAGGGATGGTGGTTGTCTCCATGCCTTTTTCTGTAATTATCAGCTTTACCATGCATGCCTTTGAGTTCAGCGGTTTCGGTTGATCAAAGATGAAGTTGCCGATGCTGTAGTAAATTGCTTTTCCCTTGTATTGCTCAATGGTTTGCAGGGTGTGAGTGTGGTGGCAGACGAGTGCGTCGGCACCAGCATCTATCAGTCGGTGGGCTTCCAGTCGCTGACGGGGAACAGGCTTGAGTGTGTGTTCAGCGCCCCAGTGTAGAGAAACGATGATGACGGCTGTAGGGTCGCTGTTCCTTAGCTGGTGTACGCGTGCGAGCAGCGAGTCCATCGGCTGCTGACTCACGCAGGCTTTCTCCGGAAGGAAAGCCCAGTTTTCCAAAGCCATCTGTAGCGAAGTGATGAGCCATACCTTTCGCGGACTGTTTAGGAGCAGTACTGGCTGAGCCGCTTCCTGCATGTTGCTGCCGGCTCCCACAGGGGTGATGCCGGCTGCAAGGATGTTCTTGTATGTGTCCATCAATCCTTCGCGCCCTTGGTCGATGGAGTGGTTGTTGGCTAAATTCAGGTGTGTGAACCTATGGCGGCGCAGGGCCAGCAGATATTCCGGTTCGCCTCGGAAGATGAAGCGCTTATAGACGGGTGCCTTTATCGTTGTGGCCGGACATTCCAGATTGCCCACTACCACATCGGCAGAACGCAATACAGAGTCAACGCTCTGTGAGAAGAGAGCGTCAACTCCGTTTTTGTCAATCGCACGGCGCACCCCACGATCCAGAAGAATATCGCCGGTGAAAAGAATAGTCCCCCCTTCGGCCCCCGAGGGGGCCACTATAGACTGACTCACTAAAGAAGTCCCCTCGGGGACAGCATGGGGGGCTAGAACCTCTGGGGCCGAAGGAAGGACCATTAAACTAACAACCAGTGCTATAAAAGAACTTATCATTGGGCGTGGGGTTCTTCTTCAGTGGCACCAGAATGTCGTTCATCCATTGGGGAACACCCTTGCGAGGATGACTCTTCAGGTGGTGCTGCCACTCTTCATCGTTGAGGCGCTGCTCGTTGGAAGGACGGGTAAACTCACGGTAGCTCAGTACGGCACCGCGAGTGAGGTAGAGATATCCGCCTATCTCAACCACCACGTAAATCTCGTCGGCCTGTCCTACACCGGCATAAAGGATGCTTTTGTTGGGATTGTTGTCGGCATTGGCTGTATATACATCAGCCACGAGAGCGGTGTTGCGATCGGGGCCCTGCACATCCTCCCAGCCCATCAGATACTGGTCGGGCTCACGAATCAGGTCGAGCGAGATGTTCTCAAACATGGCACCGATACATTTCAGATGGTCGTACTCGCTGTCGCTGAGCACTTTGTTCTCCAGTTCCTTCTTGCTGACATTGAGCAGGAACTCGGCATGCTCACGCAGTCCGTTGGTGGCATTCTTCATCTTCTCGGTCAGCATGTCGTGTCGCTTCAGAAGCATCTCGGTGACGGCGAGCAGGTCGATAGCTTTCTGCCAGAATCCGATATTCGGTTCCACGTAGGCCTTTACCACAGGCTCGGGGGGACCGCCACCGCCACACTCCGCTCCCATGGGCTGTTTGGCATAGAGAATGGCATTGTGTTTCAGTTCGGCCCAAGAAGAGAGGGCGCTGTTCAGCGATTTCTTGTCCCATTCGGGCGTGAGCATGAAATAGGGGGCGTTCTCGGGGGTGTCGTTGATGGTTTTCAGAGCCGACAGCCAACGGGTGGCAATGGTTCCCTCCCAGTTGATGGAGTCCATACGGGCCTTCATCTTCTTCATCATCGGCTCAAAGCCTTTCCATTTCTGCCCTTCAGCCATCAGCAGTTTCTCGGCCGCTGTGACTCCCATGGCGCTCATCACATCGAGACCTTCGGGAACGGCACGCTGAGAGGGCTCACTCATGTAATCGACCATTTCCTGCAACACCTCAGCATCAGGCTGATAGCGCTGGGGCATCAGGCGCACCTTGTTACGTCCTGAACGTAGGAATTTTGGGCGTATGCGGGTCTGTTTTTCTGCGATTTCATCGACGATTCTGCCCAATTCGTTCGGATCGACCTCACATGTTTCCATGATGTCCAACTGGCTTATTTGCATGATGCTGACATCGTCGGGGTGCCCCATGAGGAAGTCCATGGGTTCGGTCAGTTTTTTATAGATAGTCCTGAATTTCGAGTTGTTGATGAGTTCGGAAGCCAAGATGCTGACCTTGAGCATGTCAAAAGGAACATCTGTTCTGAATGGAACGGTTTGCAGCCACATCATGGTGCGGAAATAACGCTTCAGCGCATCGTTGCGAGTGTAATGGCCGCGGGGACGGAACAGACTGTATTCGAACATGGCGTTTGTGTAGCCCAAAAACTCGGAAAAGTCGTTCTCGCTCTTCATTGCACGCTCATATTCAGCCAATGCATCGGTATTGCCTTTGGGGGCCTGTTCGTGCAGAAGCGCATTGGCCACAGCAAAATAGGTGGTGAGCCATGAAGCGGCTTTAGGGGTGTCGTAAACGTCGTTGTTGTTGAGCGACTTGCCGGCAAATGCTTTCTGTCCTTCCTGGCAGAACTCGTCCAGGAGTGACATGAACTTGTGTTCCTCTACTTCGCGCAGCATGCAGTCGATATACAGGTGAAACAACTGCAGGTACAGGTCGGTGGTCACGAAGTTGGGCATATTGGCATAGTCGTTCTTCTCATAGACATGGAACAACTGCTGGTGATCGGCCGGCACAATGGCAAAACCGTTCTCGGCCAGCTTTTGTTGAAGTTCGGCAACAAACTCAGTCAGTTGGCGAGGGTTCAACAGGTTCTG
The sequence above is a segment of the Prevotella sp. E9-3 genome. Coding sequences within it:
- the speA gene encoding biosynthetic arginine decarboxylase, whose product is MKKWTIDDARELYNINGWGTSYFGINDKGNVYVTPCKDNTEIDIREVMDELSLRDVTPPVLLRFPDILDNRIEKTWSCFKKASKEYDYKAENYVVFPIKVNQMQPVVEEIISHGRKFNLGIEAGSKPELHAVIAVQCQSDSIIICNGYKDQSYIELALLAQKMGKRIFIVVEKLNELELIAREAKKLGVRPNIGIRIKLASSGSGKWEESGGDASKFGLTSAELLEALDMLDKKDMRDCLKLIHFHIGSQITKIRRIQTALREASQFYIQLHKLGYNVEFVDCGGGLGVDYDGTRSPSSESSVNYSIQEYVNDCIYTFVDAANKNNLPHPNIITESGRSLAAHHSVLVIDVLETASLPEMPEEFEPDENSHQLVKDLYEIWDNLSPRNVLEDWHDAEQIREEVLDLFSHGIVDLKTRAEIEAMYWSVCHEINALAKNLKHIPEELMNIDKLLADKYFCNFSLFQSLPDSWAIDQIFPIMPIQRLSERPTRNATLQDITCDSDGKIANFVTNRHNSHSLPVHTLKKNEDYYLGVFLVGAYQEILGDMHNLFGDTTAVHITVKDGHYHIDQIFDGETVEEVLEYVQYNPKKLVRQLEIWVTKSVKEGKITLEEGKEFLSNYRSGLYGYTYLE
- a CDS encoding shikimate kinase, which codes for MNNTEHSSLTTPLPHREGLGESLERLPRRIILIGYMGAGKTTIGKALSKELGIPFYDLDWYIESRRRKTVPQLFAELGEEGFRKIEYNMLHEVAEFENVIISCGGGTPCFFDNIDYMNGQGDVVYLHCEPEVLHKHLMMGKTERPLLKGKSKEELITFIKEQLEKREPFYTKARYTLDVSLMDNYEKIKISVEKLRELLAI
- the topA gene encoding type I DNA topoisomerase, which produces MEKNLVIVESPAKAKTIEKFLGNDFKVMSSYGHIRDLKKKELSIDNDTLEPEYEIPEEKKKLVSELKSQAKKAEKVWLASDEDREGEAISWHLCEVLGLDEEKTSRIVFHEITKSAILDAIQHPRHLDMNLVNAQQARRVLDRLVGFKLSPVLWRKVKPALSAGRVQSVAVRLIVEREREVQAFKSETFYNVNGIFAILNPDGSASEVKATLSQRFKTEEEARQFLEICKDATFTVDTIAKKPTKRTPAPPFTTSTLQQEAARKLGFTVSQTMMVAQHLYENGRITYMRTDSVNLSSLCINASKEEITNLYGQEYSKVRQYHTSSKGAQEAHEAIRPTYMDAKLIEGTVQERRLYELIWKRTIASQMADAEIEKTTVNIQINNPQFPALNAQFIAQGEVVNFDGFLKVYHESQDEDDNNIDNPVSILPPLTEGQELTRREVSATERFTLGPQRYTEASLVHKLEELGIGRPSTYAPTISTIQQREYVVKGDKKGEERKYNVITLKGKVLTEKNRVEMTGSDKGKLLPTDIGMVVNDFLMDNFPAIMDYNFTAKVEQDFDQIAEGKESWSKMMKTFYKDFEPTVEKTMNARSEHKAGERELGIDPRTKKPVFVKIGRFGPVIQIGTAEDKDKPQFAHLPKELGMEAITLEQALELFKLPRMLGEYEGEPVTVGAGRYGPYILHANKYVSLPKGADPLTVDIADAVRLIEEKRKQETQKHIKSFEEDPKLEVLNGRYGPYLYYDGKNYRMPKSMHDRAKQLTYEECMKIVNK
- a CDS encoding NUDIX domain-containing protein, with product MHPLNKFSYCPVCGSSRFEENNFKSKKCQDCGFTYYANPCSATVAFITRTVEDRNGRRHTELLVATRAKEPAKGTLDLVGGFVDMEETIEEGLLREIQEETGMTVDNHRYIFSIPNLYEYSGMTIHTIDMFFIVEVDADVHPKADDDVAQLRWMRLEEIDYRQFGLRSISQGVKRFVEEHINR
- a CDS encoding alpha/beta hydrolase, which encodes MKRLVLILQFMISLLTPTAAQQVIDLWPSGAPNDNGNPADKAELTVFLPDAKRATGRAIVVCPGGGYDHLAMQHEGTDWAGYFNQQGIALFVLKYRMPHGQHEVSVSDAEQAMKLVRQHAKEWNVKRDQVGIMGFSAGGHLASTIATHSKGDAKPDFQILFYPVITMDPSFTHKGSLKNFLGSKPKKKDIHEYSTDRQVSRVTPRTFIALSDDDTVVLPMNGANFYMECYRHDVAASLHIYPTGGHGWGYRASFDFHLEMLSELKAWLKSF
- a CDS encoding CapA family protein, producing MISSFIALVVSLMVLPSAPEVLAPHAVPEGTSLVSQSIVAPSGAEGGTILFTGDILLDRGVRRAIDKNGVDALFSQSVDSVLRSADVVVGNLECPATTIKAPVYKRFIFRGEPEYLLALRRHRFTHLNLANNHSIDQGREGLMDTYKNILAAGITPVGAGSNMQEAAQPVLLLNSPRKVWLITSLQMALENWAFLPEKACVSQQPMDSLLARVHQLRNSDPTAVIIVSLHWGAEHTLKPVPRQRLEAHRLIDAGADALVCHHTHTLQTIEQYKGKAIYYSIGNFIFDQPKPLNSKACMVKLIITEKGMETTTIPIVINNCVPVVEDNR